In Triticum aestivum cultivar Chinese Spring chromosome 5B, IWGSC CS RefSeq v2.1, whole genome shotgun sequence, the following proteins share a genomic window:
- the LOC123113588 gene encoding mitochondrial metalloendopeptidase OMA1-like: MMLGNSRRRILSFEARGRRPRTAASRSDYLLRHSTKPAAVCRSPPLCRRYCTSQPVGPRPRWYHNPLKVASAAVLASGVTGLTALAYYRPYLDIEVVSYTNRIHVVVLSSQSERELCVRRFDEDMNKYAAESRIVDPLHPDTVRVRRILEKLIRAARKDAQDLDDGTRRKQQGKKPSRLQPHAGHLHGVKWELILVKDDRVNAGCLPGKIMVTTGLLEVLKTDAEIAVVLGHEVGHVIARHKADIARQYWFPTLLWRPFFSMMEIEADHIGIMLLGGAGFDPNTALVVLWKLAKIDALTKEESLVSPYPSYLKRSQYLSQHKVMQKAMELYKEATPDQGDDKQAGDGKGLSFRESLRNQCNIVSTRLKRGFGGISTN; this comes from the exons ATGATGTTAGGGAATTCACGCCGCCGCATCCTCAGCTTCGAAGCCCGTGGCCGGCGTCCGCGCACAGCCGCCTCACGTTCAGACTACTTGCTCCGCCACAGCACCAAACCCGCTGCCGTTTGTCGATCGCCCCCCCTCTGCCGACGCTACTGCACCTCCCAGCCCGTCGGCCCCCGGCCCCGGTGGTACCACAATCCGCTCAAGGTCGCCTCCGCGGCAGTTCTCGCCTCCGGCGTCACGGGCCTCACGGCGTTAGCCTACTACCGCCCGTACCTCGACATCGAGGTCGTGTCGTACACTAACAGGATTCATGTGGTCGTCCTCTCCTCCCAGTCGGAGCGCGAGCTCTGTGTTCGCCGCTTCGACGAGGACATGAACAAGTACGCCGCCGAGTCCCGGATCGTTGACCCGCTCCACCCCGACACTGTCCGCGTCCGACGCATCCTCGAGAAACTCATCCGCGCCGCTCGCAAGGATGCGCAGGATCTGGATGACGGGACCCGAAGAAAGCAGCAGGGTAAGAAACCAAGCCGTCTGCAGCCGCACGCAGGACACCTCCATGGGGTCAAGTGGGAGCTCATCCTTGTCAAAGATGATCGGGTCAATGCAGGGTGCCTGCCCGGCAAGATAATGGTCACCACCGGATTGCTCGAAGTTCTCAAGACTGACGCTGAGATTGCCGTTGTTCTTGGCCACGAG GTTGGGCACGTCATTGCAAGGCACAAGGCGGACATCGCCAGGCAATATTGGTTTCCCACTCTCTTATGGCGGCCTTTCTTTTCAAT GATGGAGATAGAGGCTGATCATATTGGAATCATGCTACTCGGTGGTGCAGGTTTCGATCCAAACACAGCCCTTGTGGTTCTCTGGAAGCTAGCAAAGATTGATGCTTTAACAAAAGAGGAATCATTAGTGTCTCCATATCCTTCATATTTAAAAAGATCGCAATATTTGTCCCAACACAAGGTCATGCAGAAGGCAATGGAATTATACAAAGAAGCTACTCCAGATCAAGGTGATGACAAGCAAGCCGGCGACGGTAAAGGTCTTTCTTTCCGAGAATCCTTGAGAAACCAGTGCAACATTGTATCAACAAGATTGAAACGAGGTTTTGGAGGAATATCAACAAATTAA
- the LOC123113587 gene encoding trafficking protein particle complex subunit 8, giving the protein MDPLRSYLGRLLLEDVTPVVMVLTTPLAEAACRKSGLSFVDMLSPFSLFKKIDVPVRTASDQPYRLQQFKIRMVYASDVRKQDREVADARIKLVVSEANEKALPDLLSDPPQLKDVLNKPEAELCPLWIKKFNRELIRTLSFSDHETFDHPVACLLVVSSKDKEPISKFADLFNANQLPPLLNEGIMDPQILKHYLVLHEQQDGPQEIAVNILAEMRTTLGLNDCKLLSINSSTQADGSDADNSWSTYKAHGLHNHEGTCFLNMDDLNEIKDFMQDFASNHIIPYMEQKIRVLNQQVAATRKGFRNQIKNLWWRKRDDVPEAANGPMYTFTSIESQIRVLSDYAFMLRDYELALSNYRLLSTDYKLDKAWKRFAGVQEMSGLCYFMLDQSRKDAEYCMENAFTTYLRIGSSGERNATRCGLWWAEMLKTRGQHREASTVYFRISNEEPSLHSAVLLEQAACCYLLSSPRMLRKYGFHLILAGNSYYLSDQKQHAVRAYRNALFVYKQNPWSYINNHVHFNVGRWYGVLGIFDVAIKHLLEVIACSHQSLTTQSMFLNDFFHFVQSTGEKFDVYKLQLPVFNMSSLRVVNEDHRTYASNTDVDVNESIWQELEEELIPSSSVVRTNWLDTQPKSSPFRNNKACVCVAGEAVKLNVELKNPLQISVNVSGISLICQLSTNLNASETGALTTAPEEDIANTKPSISTFESDGNNFTVSKLDIVLGGGETKRIQLEVTPKVIGILKLVGIRWTLSDSVVGYQYFEVATQKKNKKGKRGAWRSLNTNLIVIKGLPKLTGYIECLPTKAFTGDLQLLTLNLRNQSEHAVKNIKMKISHPRFVIPGDSSDLDLEFPQCLRKHVQSDSNTVSEGTKENVKGSLFAFPQGIKIQGGATFSWPIWFHAATPGNFSLYLSLYYEMESTTDIPYRTLRMHYNVEVLPSLDVSFAISMCSSRLQEYIVRMDVINKTPSDSFALNQLSCVGTKWAVSTLPSRDSISFVETIPANQAVSCFFKIKDLSTSSCIEAADGSCGSDIVLSAGGSTDVFDVSRTPITDFHYQERYQQGKLAKVPRGLLDFILISKAVAVNSSKPEQLLSHHTCHCSALSQNPVWWLMEGPRTITHDFSKSCCEANIQLVIHNSSEHNTTVRVVTSDCMAEKTKTAPSHESATGQGGWYDVSLENDIKAIASTKGAHSQKQSSESISPFVWCSLSSAQVDLKPDSSAKIPLKVCIFAPGTYDFSTYELHWKVHSSESGHVDENVTSGGGQGYPFYVNVLQGA; this is encoded by the exons ATGGATCCGCTCCGGAGCTACCTGGGGCGGCTCCTCCTCGAGGACGTCACCCCGGTGGTGATGGTGCTGACCACCCCGCTCGCCGAGGCCGCGTGCCGCAAGAGCGGCCTCAGCTTCGTCGACATGCTCTCCCCGTTCTCCCTCTTCAAAAAAATCGACG TGCCCGTTCGCACAGCGAGTGACCAGCCTTACAGGCTCCAGCAGTTCAAGATTCGGATGGTGTATGCGTCGGATGtccggaagcaggaccgcgag GTTGCGGATGCGAGAATTAAGCTGGTGGTTTCCGAGGCAAACGAGAAGGCTCTTCCGGATTTGCTTTCAGATCCGCCACAGTTGAAAGATGTACTCAATA AGCCTGAAGCTGAGTTGTGCCCATTGTGGATTAAGAAGTTCAACAGAGAGCTAATACGGACACTGTCCTTTTCAGACCATGAAACATTTGATCACCCTGTGGCAT GTCTTTTAGTGGTATCGTCAAAGGACAAAGAGCCAATTAGCAAATTCGCTGATCTGTTCAATGCAAATCAGTTGCCTCCTCTTTTAAATGAAGGCATAATGGATCCCCAGATTCTGAAGCACTATCTTGTACTTCATGAACAACAAGATGGACCACAAGAGAT AGCTGTGAACATCTTAGCGGAAATGAGGACCACCCTTGGCTTGAATGATTGTAAATTGCTGAGTATTAACTCTTCTACACAAGCGGATGGCAGTGATGCTGATAATTCGTGGTCAACCTAT AAAGCTCATGGCTTGCACAATCATGAAGGAACTTGTTTCCTTAACATGGATGATTTGAATGAG ATAAAGGATTTTATGCAAGATTTTGCTTCTAATCATATCATTCCCTACATGGAGCAAAAGATCCGTGTGCTCAATCAGCAG GTAGCCGCAACAAGAAAGGGCTTTAGAAATCAGATAAAGAACTTGTGGTGGAGAAAGAGAGATGATGTCCCAGAAGCTGCAAATGGCCCAAT GTATACATTCACCTCCATAGAGTCGCAGATCAGAGTTCTCAGTGACTATGCTTTCATGTTAAGAGACTACGAGCTTGCCTTGTCCAATTACAGATTACTTTCGACAGATTATAAGCTTGATAAAGCTTGGAAGCGTTTTGCTGGTGTTCAG GAGATGAGTGGACTTTGCTATTTCATGTTAGATCAGTCGAGGAAGGATGCTGAATATTGCATGGAAAATGCCTTCACTACATATTTG AGAATTGGATCTTCTGGTGAGAGAAATGCTACTAGATGTGGCCTTTGGTGGGCAGAAATGCTTAAAACACGAGGACAACATAGGGAAGCATCAACTGTTTATTTCCGCATATCAAATGAG GAACCTTCCTTGCATTCTGCTGTGCTGCTTGAGCAAGCTGCTTGTTGCTATTTGTTGTCAAGTCCACGTATGCTTCGGAAGTATGGATTTCACCTAATCTTAGCTGGCAATAGTTACTACTTGTCTGATCAG AAACAACATGCTGTTCGGGCATACAGAAATGCTCTGTTTGTCTACAAACAAAATCCTTGGAGTTACATCAACAATCATGTACATTTTAATGTTGGAAG GTGGTATGGAGTCCTTGGGATATTCGATGTAGCTATCAAGCACTTGCTGGAGGTTATTGCTTGTAGCCATCAGTCGCTGACAACGCAAAGCATGTTCCTCAATGATTTTTTCCATTTTGTTCAG AGTACAGGGGAAAAGTTTGATGTATACAAGCTTCAACTTCCTGTTTTCAACATGTCATCACTCAGAGTTGTAAATGAAGATCATCGCACTTACGCATCAAATACAGAT GTTGATGTTAATGAAAGCATTTGGCAGGAGCTGGAAGAAGAATTGATCCCATCGTCATCTGTTGTTAGAACTAACTGGCTCGACACTCAGCCAAAGTCTTCTCCTTTTAGAAATAACAAGGCATGTGTTTGCGTTGCTGGAG AGGCAGTAAAACTGAACGTTGAGCTGAAGAATCCTTTGCAAATTTCCGTCAATGTGTCTGGCATCTCCCTGATATGCCAGCTTTCCACCAATTTGAATGCTTCAG AGACTGGTGCATTAACAACAGCTCCCGAGGAAGATATAGCTAACACAAAGCCCTCTATTTCGAC ATTTGAAAGTGATGGAAACAATTTCACAGTATCGAAGCTTGACATTGTATTAGGAGGAGGTGAAACCAAAAGA ATACAACTTGAAGTGACTCCAAAAGTTATAGGTATTCTGAAGTTAGTTGGGATAAGGTGGACCCTGTCAGATTCAGTAGTAGGCTATCAGTACTTCGAAGTGGCTAcacaaaagaaaaacaagaaagggAAAAGAGGGGCCTGGCGTTCTTTGAACACCAACCTGATTGTTATCAAG GGTTTACCTAAACTTACGGGCTATATTGAGTGCTTGCCAACAAAAGCATTTACTGGTGATTTACAACTCCTCACGCTGAATCTGAGAAACCAATCAGAGCATGCTGTGAAG AATATAAAAATGAAAATTAGCCATCCAAGGTTTGTAATTCCCGGTGATTCATCAGACCTTGACCTTGAATTCCCACAGTGCTTAAGAAAGCATGTGCAGTCAGACAGCAATACTGTATCCGAAGGTACTAAGGAAAATGTCAAGGGTTCGCTATTTGCATTTCCTCAG GGAATTAAAATTCAAGGCGGTGCCACATTCTCTTGGCCTATTTGGTTTCATGCTGCAACTCCTGGAAACTTCTCTCTTTATTTGTCTCTCTATTATGAAATGGAGAGTACCACTGACATTCCATATCGCACATTGCGCATGCATTACAATGTGGAG GTCTTGCCTTCACTTGATGTATCATTTGCTATAAGTATGTGTTCATCAAGATTGCAAGAGTATATTGTGCGAATGGATGTAATCAACAAGACTCCATCAGACTCATTTGCACTTAATCAGTTGTCATGCGTCGGCACTAAATGGGCAGTTTCAACATTACCCTCGCGCGATTCCATCAGCTTTGTGGAAACAATACCAGCAAACCAAGCTGTGTCATGCTTCTTCAAGATAAAG gatttaaGTACCAGTTCATGTATTGAGGCGGCAGACGGTTCCTGTGGAAGTGATATAGTTTTATCTGCTGGGGGTAGTACTGATGTATTTGATGTTTCTCGGACTCCTATCACTGATTTCCACTATCAAGAAAGATACCAACAAGGGAAGTTAGCTAAG GTGCCACGTGGTCTACTTGATTTTATTCTGATCTCAAAGGCAGTAGCTGTTAACTCTTCCAAGCCAGAACAACTGCTGTCTCATCACACTTGCCACTGCAG TGCTCTCAGCCAGAATCCTGTTTGGTGGCTTATGGAGGGACCTCGAACCATTACTCATGATTTCTCGAAGTCATGCTGTGAGGCTAACATCCAACTGGTGATTCACAATTCTTCAGAACATAACACTACCGTGAGAGTGGTTACATCTGACTGTATGGCAGAGAAAACCAAGACTGCCCCTTCACATGAATCTGCCACTGGTCAGGGTGGATGGTATGACGTATCGCTGGAAAACGACATAAAAGCCATCGCAAGCACGAAGGGGGCACATTCTCAGAAACAATCGTCAGAAAGCATTTCACCGTTTGTTTGGTGCTCATTGAGTTCCGCTCAAGTTGATCTCAAACCTGACAGTTCTGCCAAAATTCCCCTGAAAGTGTGCATATTTGCACCTGGAACGTACGATTTTTCAACTTATGAGTTGCACTGGAAAGTGCATTCATCTGAGAGTGGACATGTGGATGAAAATGTGACATCAGGTGGTGGCCAAGGGTATCCCTTCTATGTTAATGTTCTTCAAGGCGCCTGA